A single region of the Gossypium arboreum isolate Shixiya-1 chromosome 12, ASM2569848v2, whole genome shotgun sequence genome encodes:
- the LOC108476562 gene encoding protein ABIL1-like: MDVELPISNNLATTFDEVSLEGSKSFVIALQELKNLRPQLYSAAEYCEKSYIHSEQKQMVLDNLKDYAVQALVNAVDHLGTVAYKLTDLLEQQILEVSTMELQASCLHQQLHTCQVYTGKEGLRQHQLFAFIPKHHKHYILPNSVNKKVHFSPLVRTDSRQNYFEASRLQPFDSPAPKPLSCYLALEMKPTSKGNSDTLASNEISKHSGNGSEVFRLLDNGDNTRTKSSAAPLLASNPLVPTLGITHGELEGPSMAFRSFDNRKHQIVRASVRSKSLLSAFFVKQKSMKLKAGYVA; encoded by the exons ATGGATGTAGAGTTACCCATATCTAATAATCTAGCCACCACGTTCGACGAGGTCTCTTTGGAGGGTAGCAAAAGCTTCGTCATAGCCTTGCAG GAGCTGAAGAATTTGAGGCCTCAGCTTTATTCAGCTGCAGAATACTGTGAAAAGTCATATATACATAGTGAACAGAAGCAGAT GGTACTCGACAACCTGAAAGACTATGCTGTACAGGCTCTTGTTAATGCTGTTGATCACCTTGGTACTGTGGCTTACAAGTTAACTGATCTTCTCGAGCAGCAAATATTGGAAGTGTCAACCATGGAGCTACAAGCATCTTGTTTGCATCAG CAACTTCATACGTGCCAAGTATACACCGGTAAAGAAGGTCTCCGGCAGCACCAGCTGTTTGCATTTATCCCCAAACATCACAAGCACTACATTTTACCAA ATTCCGTAAACAAGAAGGTTCATTTTAGTCCGCTCGTGCGTACAGATTCTAGACAAAACTACTTCGAGGCTTCTCGTCTTCAACCTTTTG ATAGTCCTGCACCAAAGCCGCTTTCATGTTACTTAGCCTTGGAAATGAAGCCTACTTCGAAAGGGAATTCAGACACTTTGGCAAG CAACGAAATCTCGAAACATTCGGGCAATGGTTCTGAAGTTTTCCGGCTATTGG ATAATGGAGATAACACAAGGACAAAGTCTTCGGCAGCACCTTTACTTGCTTCGAATCCACTTGTTCCAACACTGGGTATCACACATGGG GAATTGGAGGGACCGTCGATGGCGTTCAGGTCATTTGATAACCGAAAGCATCAGATCGTTCGTGCATCTGTTAGAAGCAAAAGCTTGCTCTCAGCTTTCTTCGTCAAACAGAAATCAATGAAGCTAAAAGCTGGATATGTTGCATGA
- the LOC108478970 gene encoding uncharacterized protein LOC108478970 — protein sequence MEKDHHHHYVLEITLISAQGLKEPSGQLRRMQTYALAWIDPSLKLRTCIDRSGGGNPTWNDKFLFKVSSDFLSKETSGVSVEIYSVGVLRDSLLGTVRLLVGNSIRSGFTIHPPSFTAVQVRRPSGRFHGVINIGVTVLDMADVPSMSGLSAVGFRDLIGESINSKKNRGLKKSKSTTLPLPGENLSDDQSDDCHSSTTSSSSPASTALREWNGIIREIEKRKNHIRSSTSEDGSLLCGLGLSSMKVGCLSPFIVGAASFNEGKNPP from the coding sequence ATGGAGAaagatcatcatcatcattatgtGCTGGAAATAACCTTAATCTCCGCACAAGGACTTAAAGAACCATCTGGTCAACTCCGCCGTATGCAAACTTACGCCCTTGCATGGATCGATCCTTCTCTTAAACTCCGTACTTGTATTGATCGTTCCGGCGGTGGAAACCCTACTTGGAACGACAAGTTCCTTTTCAAAGTCTCTTCTGATTTCCTTTCTAAAGAAACTTCCGGTGTTTCCGTTGAGATCTATTCCGTTGGCGTCCTTCGTGATTCCCTACTAGGAACCGTTCGTTTACTCGTCGGTAACTCGATCCGGTCTGGTTTTACGATCCACCCTCCTTCTTTCACCGCGGTTCAAGTTCGTCGACCTTCCGGTAGGTTTCACGGCGTTATTAACATTGGGGTTACGGTTCTTGACATGGCCGATGTACCCTCGATGTCTGGTTTATCCGCCGTCGGTTTCCGTGACCTGATTGGAGAAAGCATTAATTCGAAGAAAAACAGGGGATTGAAGAAATCGAAATCTACTACACTACCTTTACCCGGTGAGAATTTGTCCGATGATCAATCAGACGATTGTCATTCCTCGACGACATCGTCATCTTCGCCGGCGTCTACGGCTCTAAGGGAATGGAATGGGATAATTAGGGAAATTGAGAAAAGAAAGAATCATATAAGGTCTTCAACATCGGAAGATGGAAGCTTGCTTTGTGGATTGGGGTTATCGTCTATGAAGGTTGGTTGCCTTAGCCCCTTCATTGTTGGTGCTGCAAGTTTTAATGAAGGGAAAAATCCACCATGA